A single genomic interval of Spinacia oleracea cultivar Varoflay chromosome 6, BTI_SOV_V1, whole genome shotgun sequence harbors:
- the LOC110788619 gene encoding heavy metal-associated isoprenylated plant protein 36 isoform X1, producing MASPADNLQGPLKYQTWTLRVPIHCEGCKKKVKKILQKIDGVYMTTIDAQQHKVTVTGNIEAQTLLQKLSKSGKPAELWADQSVKKDNMSEAPSNAKEKIKAAKESDEKNIKKTQKGNAKATGEGGQKKEKKSAENHANPGKTLKEGENSKTVPPLVGEKSLQLENAGVDGNSNGGGSDKKKKKKSKGNSGNAGNDKNPIKPPASTPSPVSVPEAAPAIASETPAPTPPAPASVPQELPVPAESPVPMETLAPEPAQGLTPAPTPGPAPAPAPAPVAVSTQAPTPTPGDGYSMQHVKPNEPMNHGPPNNFGPPNQGYPDGPYHRPTDTFDHPNQQGYMYPPAPQLGISYSMAQPSSSSSYYAPPHYAYEYPQYPMMHIPPPPPPNPIYEVPDDEHYYNDNGSQCRLM from the exons ATGGCTTCACCAGCTGACAATCTCCAGGGACCTTTAAAATACCAG ACTTGGACCTTGAGAGTTCCAATACACTGTGAAGGTTGCAAGAAGAAAGTGAAGAAAATTCTTCAGAAGATAGATG GTGTTTATATGACAACAATTGATGCTCAACAACACAAGGTTACTGTGACTGGAAATATAGAAGCTCAGACTCTTCTACAAAAACTATCTAAATCTGGTAAACCTGCAGAATTGTGGGCAGACCAGTCTGTGAAGAAAGATAACATGTCGGAAGCACCAAGTAATGCGAAAGAAAAGATTAAGGCCGCAAAAGAAAGCGATGAGAAAAACATCAAAAAAACCCAGAAAGGAAATGCAAAAGCTACTGGAGAAGGTGgtcagaaaaaagaaaaaaaatcagctGAGAATCATGCAAACCCTGGCAAAACTCTTAAAGAAGGTGAAAACTCTAAAACGGTTCCTCCTCTTGTTGGTGAAAAGTCATTACAGTTAGAGAATGCAGGAGTTGATGGAAACAGCAATGGTGGAGGTAGTgataaaaagaagaaaaagaaaagtaaaGGAAACAGTGGTAATGCTGGAAATGACAAGAACCCGATAAAACCACCAGCATCAACCCCTTCACCTGTATCCGTACCAGAAGCAGCACCAGCTATAGCGTCTGAGACCCCGGCACCAACGCCACCTGCACCAGCTTCAGTGCCTCAAGAATTACCAGTTCCTGCAGAATCACCAGTCCCCATGGAAACACTTGCACCTGAACCAGCACAAGGATTAACACCAGCCCCAACACCAGGACCGGCACCGGCACCGGCACCGGCACCAGTAGCAGTCTCAACACAAgcaccaacaccaacaccagGAGATGGGTATTCAATGCAGCATGTCAAGCCCAACGAACCAATGAACCATGGGCCTCCAAACAATTTTGGGCCCCCGAATCAAGGTTACCCAGACGGGCCATATCACAGGCCTACTGATACCTTTGATCATCCAAATCAGCAAGGTTACATGTATCCTCCAGCTCCTCAACTCGGAATCAGTTACAGTATGGCACAACCTAGCAGTAGTTCCTCATACTATGCCCCACCACACTACGCTTACGAATATCCGCAGTATCCCATGATGCATATTCCCCCACCTCCACCGCCGAATCCGATCTATGAGGTACCTGATGATGAACATTATTACAATGACAATGGAAGTCAATGTCGTCTGATGTAG
- the LOC110788619 gene encoding uncharacterized protein isoform X2, with protein MTTIDAQQHKVTVTGNIEAQTLLQKLSKSGKPAELWADQSVKKDNMSEAPSNAKEKIKAAKESDEKNIKKTQKGNAKATGEGGQKKEKKSAENHANPGKTLKEGENSKTVPPLVGEKSLQLENAGVDGNSNGGGSDKKKKKKSKGNSGNAGNDKNPIKPPASTPSPVSVPEAAPAIASETPAPTPPAPASVPQELPVPAESPVPMETLAPEPAQGLTPAPTPGPAPAPAPAPVAVSTQAPTPTPGDGYSMQHVKPNEPMNHGPPNNFGPPNQGYPDGPYHRPTDTFDHPNQQGYMYPPAPQLGISYSMAQPSSSSSYYAPPHYAYEYPQYPMMHIPPPPPPNPIYEVPDDEHYYNDNGSQCRLM; from the coding sequence ATGACAACAATTGATGCTCAACAACACAAGGTTACTGTGACTGGAAATATAGAAGCTCAGACTCTTCTACAAAAACTATCTAAATCTGGTAAACCTGCAGAATTGTGGGCAGACCAGTCTGTGAAGAAAGATAACATGTCGGAAGCACCAAGTAATGCGAAAGAAAAGATTAAGGCCGCAAAAGAAAGCGATGAGAAAAACATCAAAAAAACCCAGAAAGGAAATGCAAAAGCTACTGGAGAAGGTGgtcagaaaaaagaaaaaaaatcagctGAGAATCATGCAAACCCTGGCAAAACTCTTAAAGAAGGTGAAAACTCTAAAACGGTTCCTCCTCTTGTTGGTGAAAAGTCATTACAGTTAGAGAATGCAGGAGTTGATGGAAACAGCAATGGTGGAGGTAGTgataaaaagaagaaaaagaaaagtaaaGGAAACAGTGGTAATGCTGGAAATGACAAGAACCCGATAAAACCACCAGCATCAACCCCTTCACCTGTATCCGTACCAGAAGCAGCACCAGCTATAGCGTCTGAGACCCCGGCACCAACGCCACCTGCACCAGCTTCAGTGCCTCAAGAATTACCAGTTCCTGCAGAATCACCAGTCCCCATGGAAACACTTGCACCTGAACCAGCACAAGGATTAACACCAGCCCCAACACCAGGACCGGCACCGGCACCGGCACCGGCACCAGTAGCAGTCTCAACACAAgcaccaacaccaacaccagGAGATGGGTATTCAATGCAGCATGTCAAGCCCAACGAACCAATGAACCATGGGCCTCCAAACAATTTTGGGCCCCCGAATCAAGGTTACCCAGACGGGCCATATCACAGGCCTACTGATACCTTTGATCATCCAAATCAGCAAGGTTACATGTATCCTCCAGCTCCTCAACTCGGAATCAGTTACAGTATGGCACAACCTAGCAGTAGTTCCTCATACTATGCCCCACCACACTACGCTTACGAATATCCGCAGTATCCCATGATGCATATTCCCCCACCTCCACCGCCGAATCCGATCTATGAGGTACCTGATGATGAACATTATTACAATGACAATGGAAGTCAATGTCGTCTGATGTAG